In Isosphaera pallida ATCC 43644, the sequence TTGTGATCGGATAGGTTTTGCCACGAAAACGGATGGCAACGGGTCGTTGGGAGCCGATGACCGGATCGACCGGATCGCGTCCGTGGCGTCCGACATCGGGCCAGATTTTGAGGGCTCGTTCTGCCAACAACTTGGCGCGTTCGTGGATGGCGGCGGGGGTCCAACGTTCCACTTGATCGAAGTAACGATTGAGTTCGAAGTGACTCTGTCTGAGCAAATCCCGTTTCTGTGCGAATGGCTTGTTGGATAGTTCGGAGTTGTAACTGGTCAGGGTGAGGTTACCTAGGGTATGGAGTAAACGGACATGGTGCTCGCGCGCGTTGTCTCCCAGTTCCTCAGCCCATTCGGGTGTGAGTGCCTGGGGCATGATGTGTTCGATTTGCGCTTGAGAGAGATCGGCCGGTTCCCTGTGTTCGAATGATTTCTCAAGACGTTCAAGCATGAGGCGCAGTCGGGTGTTCCGTTTGGACGTGGCGTAAAGCGGTTCCTTCATCAACGCGTTGGTGAAGGTTTCGTCGTCGGGACAGCGTCTTCCTCCAAGGTGCTCGCGGAGAGCGGCGATGAATGACTCGCTGGGTCCGCCCACGAGGTCGAAGATCGGCGGCAGCAGCTTGCGAAGCTGGTTGGACGGATAGCCGCACACCGAACGGCGGATGAGGAACGATTCCAGGATGTTCAGGACTGCAAGCTGTTGATCGCGGGTCAACGCTCCCTGATCAACCGCGTCAAAGACACGCAAAAGCAGGGGATAGGCCACGGTGGCCTCGATGACACGTAGACGGTTGAGCGCGGCGGAGATTTCGGAGTTGGGTTCGTATTTGTCCGGGTTGACGAATCGGGCGTAGTGCATCCCATGTCGATGCAGGTCGTCGAGAAACCGCTTGGTCTGCTCGGACGTGTCGTTGGCTAGCCGAAGACGGTCCTTCAACTCGAAATAGATGTCGGAGGATTTGATGATTTTGCCTTCCTTCATCAAGTGATGCCGCACGAATTCGGTGAGCTGGTCGCCCAGGGCGTCCTGAATTGGCCGCCAGCAGCGATCAAAGACGTTCTGTTGCTCGTTGACGTGAATCCGCATGAGGAGGAAGTTGCGGATGAGATCGGCGGCGGTGAGTTTGGCCCCTTTGGCATTGAGGCTCTCGAAGATCAGGTGCGGGTTGTCTTGCTCGTCGCAGGTGATACCCACCAGAGTGAGCCGATCCACAACGGCGGAATAAAGACGCTCTAGGTAGGTCAAGTCACCGGAGGTACCGGACGTTCGCTTTTGCTTTTCGAGACGCGAGACGAAGTAGGTATGGCAATCGGTCAGACGCGAACTCTTAGGAGGATCTTCGCGGTGGATGATGGCGCGGAATGCCTCGCGGTCGCCTTGGGTTGGAAGAACTTTGAGTTGTTCGTCGCCTTCTTCATAAGGGGTGAGTAAGCTCTGGCCTTCGATTTTCTCGGCAAGTTTGTGTTCGCCGCTCTGGGTTGCAACATCCCGCAAAGCGGCGAGCAACAGCTGTGTTGTGGTCAGGCGTTGTTGGCCGTCGATGAGAAGCCACTTGCCCACCCCCCTGCGGGACGCTTCGGGCTGGCGCGGTGACGGTGGAGCCGAAAAAGTGCGGCCGGGCGTCGGGGTCGTCCACCAACTCGACAACGTCCTCCCAGAGTGTGGACCAATTCTTCTCGTTCCACGAGTAAGGTCGTTGAAACAAGGGGACGACGTACTGCTTGGACCCCTCGATCAGCTTACGGATGGTGGTTTCGGAGGCTTGCATGTGTGTCGGTCCCGTGATCCGCTTGCCATTCCGATATGAGATTTCGCGTTGCCGATGGGGTTTACTGCGCTGTCTTGACACGCGCACAGTATGGCCATGATTTCTTCCCAAGGCAAGTTTGGGGTCACTTGCCGAGTGGAACTTGCTTGGGGAGGGGGGCGTTCCCGCCTTGGGTTTTCCAACTTCCGGGCCAATCCGGTTACAATGCCGCGGCCCGAGCAGCGAACGACGGAGGGAGGGTCCGAAGAGCGGCCGGGAATTGGCGTGGGTGTGCGGTCCGGAAGAGGAAGCGGCTTGAGGTGGCGTGGCGCGTCGTTTCCTGGGCGGCCTCGTTTCGGAGTGGTCACGCCGCGGCCTCGTTTCGGAGTGGTCACGCCGTGGTTGGATTGGGAAACCCTCCCGAAACCCCGGAGGAGTTCGCGGGGTAATCTCGTTTGAAGGAACCGACCCGACGGATGAGGAAGCAACGCCTCGTGGCGGGACCGGACCCCCACCCTCTGAACGCCTCGCTCAAGGAGGCCGCGGCCCCCGACGACCCAGCGGTGGATGGTGCCGCCGAGGAGCGTCGGGCTGTGAGCAGGCTGCGTTCGGGCGATCCGGGGGCGGCCCGCTGGTTGATCGAGACCTTTCAGGGGGTCGTGCTAGGGGTCTGTCTGCGGATGCTTGGGCATCGTCACGACGCGGAGGATGTCGCCCAGGAGGTCTTCCTGAGGGCCTTGCGGGCGATGCCCGGCTTCGACCCCGAGCGGCCGTTGCGGCCCTGGTTGGTGGGGATCGCCGCCAACCGCTGCCGCACCGCGTTGGCCCGTCGCGCCCGTCGGCCGGTTTCGATCGAGCCGCCGTTGGATCGTCCCGATCCTCGCCCCTCCCAGGCTGATCCCGACGACCTCGCCGGCGAACTCGAACGCGCGTTGAGGTTGCTCCGTCCCGAATACCGCCAGGTTTTCAGCCTTTACCATGAACACGGTCTGGATTACGACGCCATCGCCAAGGCAGTCGGCCGTCCGGTCGGGACGGTCAAAACCTGGCTCCATCGGGCCCGCGGCCAACTCGCCCGCGAACTGGCTCAACGCGGCGTCGATTGCCCCAGCACGCCCGCTTCCGAAGAATGAGCATGACCCACCAGGACGTTCCGCGCTCCGCCGGAGCCGGGACGCTCGCTCGTCCCAACCTCTTCGGAGCCTCCGCCCCATGACGTCGCCAACCGGTCCCGTCACCCCTTCCAACGATTCACCTGCGTCCGATGCCGGCTTGGAGACCGACCCCCGCTTCCCCTCCGGACCCTGGGTCGGCTTTTTCAAGCAACGTTACCCCCTGGTAGGCCGGTTCGACATGGAACTGCGCCTCACCTTTCGCCAAGGGGTCGTCACCGGCGAAGGACGCGACCGGATTGGTCCGTTCGACATCGTGGCCGGACGCTATAACCTCGAATCGGGCGAATGCCGCTGGACCAAACGCTACCGCCGCCGTCACGACGTTTTCTATCGCGGCTTCAACGAAGGTCGGGGCATCTGGGGACTTTGGGAAATCCCGCCCCTGTTACGCGATGGGTTTCACATCTGGCCCGAGGCGATGGGCGACCCGACTCGTCCAGCTCAATCGGCTCAGGCTGAGCGAACCGAAGAGGACGACGCCGGGTTGCCGTTGGATTCAGAGACCACCCTCGCCGAAGAGATTGGGGTGGGCGTTGAAGTCGAAGTGGGCGCGGGGGCGGGCGCGCTGGGACGCGACCCCACGCCGGCGCGGAGACAGCAACGGAGACGGGGATGCAACCGGCGTCAGGGGCAAGTCCT encodes:
- a CDS encoding DUF262 domain-containing protein encodes the protein MGKWLLIDGQQRLTTTQLLLAALRDVATQSGEHKLAEKIEGQSLLTPYEEGDEQLKVLPTQGDREAFRAIIHREDPPKSSRLTDCHTYFVSRLEKQKRTSGTSGDLTYLERLYSAVVDRLTLVGITCDEQDNPHLIFESLNAKGAKLTAADLIRNFLLMRIHVNEQQNVFDRCWRPIQDALGDQLTEFVRHHLMKEGKIIKSSDIYFELKDRLRLANDTSEQTKRFLDDLHRHGMHYARFVNPDKYEPNSEISAALNRLRVIEATVAYPLLLRVFDAVDQGALTRDQQLAVLNILESFLIRRSVCGYPSNQLRKLLPPIFDLVGGPSESFIAALREHLGGRRCPDDETFTNALMKEPLYATSKRNTRLRLMLERLEKSFEHREPADLSQAQIEHIMPQALTPEWAEELGDNAREHHVRLLHTLGNLTLTSYNSELSNKPFAQKRDLLRQSHFELNRYFDQVERWTPAAIHERAKLLAERALKIWPDVGRHGRDPVDPVIGSQRPVAIRFRGKTYPITTWKQGTVKLIELFEVAQPGTLASLVSRGELASELSADPERFSRSKAYVSGVYFNTHASVYELKRRLKKIADCMGVSENDYTFVFAAHPRATNDSFRATNDS
- a CDS encoding RNA polymerase sigma factor → MRKQRLVAGPDPHPLNASLKEAAAPDDPAVDGAAEERRAVSRLRSGDPGAARWLIETFQGVVLGVCLRMLGHRHDAEDVAQEVFLRALRAMPGFDPERPLRPWLVGIAANRCRTALARRARRPVSIEPPLDRPDPRPSQADPDDLAGELERALRLLRPEYRQVFSLYHEHGLDYDAIAKAVGRPVGTVKTWLHRARGQLARELAQRGVDCPSTPASEE